Genomic segment of Azospirillaceae bacterium:
TACGGGAACCGGGCGTAGAGGCAGGAAATGACCTGGTCCACCTGCTTGCCATCGGTGGAGATGGGAAGCAGGACCTTGCGGAGGGCGAGCTCGACGCCTTTGCCCATTTTACCCTGGCAGTCGATGCGCACCGGCTGCCGGGATCTTATGCAGCGGCGGAAATGCTCAAGAACATCGGTGCGGAGCTCGGGCCGAAGGACCTCGTCCAGGTACCTGCCGGTGTAGTCGCAGCCGTCGTACTCGACGATTTCGGTTCCATGCAGCCGAATGCGAATCCGGAAGGGGTGCTCGACGTCGAAGATCGAGATGTTGCCCAGCCATGGCCACAGGATTTCGGGCGAAAAGCCCGCACGTGACGGCAGGCAATCGGAACTCCCTTTCGCATGCCAAAGACCGACCAGGGCATCCAGCTTTGCCGAGTCACCGTCCATCAACGTCGGCCTCGAATCCGGCAGTCACGAGGATGGTATTATTTAGGAAAAACATCCAAATCCAAAGCCGGTAATTCGGCGGCGGACATCTGCCGCCGGCAATGCGGGCGGCAGGAGGATTGACTAACCCTTTGGGCGAAGCGCCGCGACCATGTCGCGCGCGATCTCGGCCGGGCTCATGCGGCCGGGCCGGTACCAGGTGCGGGTCCAGTTCAACGCACCCAGCAGGGTCAGGCGGAAGATGGTCTTGTCGATGCCGGGGGCCGGGTCCAGAGCGTCCACCATCTCGCGGAACACGGTTTCGTACTCGGCCCGCTGGGCAACCAGCCGGTCGCGCACCCCGGCCAGATCCTGCGGGAATTCGGGCGTCAGGATCGAAACGAACGAGCCCTCGCCCAGCAACACCTCCAGATGCGCGGCAGCTCCCACGGCCAGCCGTTCCCATGGATCGGAAATGCCCTGGATGGCGGCCTGCACGGCGGCGGCAACCGCGGCGACTCCGGCCGCATGTGCCGCCACGAACAGCTCCTCCTTGCTCGGGAAGTGGTAATAGACCGAGCCCGGCAGCATCCCCACCGCCTGCGCAATGTCGCGCATGCTCGTGGCCTCGTACCCCCTGGCCGCGAACAGCTGTGCCGCAATCGCCATCAACTGCTCGCGGCGATTGCCCGGCCGGTTGTCGGAACCGCCTTCGGGCACGGGGATGGGCATGTTCGTCATGGGGCAACCTCGCGGCGTGCTTTGCAGGCGTCCGCGCCTGAATGCTGAAGTTATCAAACAGCCGTTTGCTATACCGGCGGGCGCAACGGCCACCCAGGATAGCGCAGTGCGGACGTGCCCGTGACATTCGTTTTCGACCCGCCCGGCATGTCCAACGCCATGCCGACGCCGGCGCCTCGGACGCGGGGCAAGCGTTGCCGATGGCCGCCAGGGATCAATGCGGCACCTCATCCGCTCACGGCGTGGCTTCTGCCCAGGTCGGGCGTCCGCGCCCGACCGCCACGGGTCGGGCGTCCGGCGGTGGAGGGCTCCAACCCGGTCGGACAGAGTCTACCTACAAAAGAGAAGTCCGATCGGGCGTGCGTAGCGGATGTCGCCCCACCTTTCGCCCCCACCCGCACCGGCCGGGACGACCTTATGGTCCGGGTGCCCGATACAGCCCCCCATGCCGACGTGTACGCGAAGCTCCTTCTGATTTCGGCCCTGATCGCCTATGCCTCGTTCCACCCGTTCGAAGTGCGGCTGGACGCGGCCGCCTCCGGGTTGCAGGAACTGGTACGCCTCCGCGGGCTGACGCCTTTGCTGGGCGACAGCGTGGTGAATGTCGTCATGTTCATCCCGTTCGGGGCGGTGGCCGCGCATATCCGGGCGTCACCCGGAATGAACCGGGCCCCCCTCGCCGACCCGGTCGCCGGCTGGGTTCCGCCGCTGCTGTGGGGCGGCCTGTTCGCGTTCGCGTTGCAGGTCGTCCAGATCGTCATGCCCGCCCGCCATCCCAGCATGCTCGACGTCGGATTCAACCTGGTCG
This window contains:
- a CDS encoding PAS domain-containing protein; the protein is MDGDSAKLDALVGLWHAKGSSDCLPSRAGFSPEILWPWLGNISIFDVEHPFRIRIRLHGTEIVEYDGCDYTGRYLDEVLRPELRTDVLEHFRRCIRSRQPVRIDCQGKMGKGVELALRKVLLPISTDGKQVDQVISCLYARFPYRGEHWPGLQEATLALGAGDA
- a CDS encoding TetR/AcrR family transcriptional regulator; this encodes MTNMPIPVPEGGSDNRPGNRREQLMAIAAQLFAARGYEATSMRDIAQAVGMLPGSVYYHFPSKEELFVAAHAAGVAAVAAAVQAAIQGISDPWERLAVGAAAHLEVLLGEGSFVSILTPEFPQDLAGVRDRLVAQRAEYETVFREMVDALDPAPGIDKTIFRLTLLGALNWTRTWYRPGRMSPAEIARDMVAALRPKG